One window of the Janthinobacterium sp. PAMC25594 genome contains the following:
- a CDS encoding ABC transporter ATP-binding protein codes for MSEQIILNIAGVNKRFGGLQALTDVGITIRQGQIYGLIGPNGAGKTTFFNVITGLYQPDTGTFELAGKPYSPSAPHKVAKAGIARTFQNIRLFGDMTALENVMVGRHVRSHQGVFGAIFRHKAAREEEASIRKRAMELLDFVGIAQFASRTARFLSYGDQRRLEIARALATDPTLLALDEPAAGMNATEKLALRELLVKIKAEGKTVLLIEHDVKLMMGLCDRITVLEYGKRIAEGLPAEIQQNPAVIEAYLGGSHA; via the coding sequence ATGAGCGAACAGATCATTCTCAATATCGCCGGCGTGAACAAACGTTTCGGCGGCTTGCAGGCGCTGACCGATGTGGGCATCACCATCCGGCAAGGGCAGATTTACGGCTTGATCGGCCCGAACGGCGCCGGCAAGACCACGTTTTTCAATGTGATCACCGGCCTGTACCAGCCCGACACGGGCACCTTCGAGCTGGCCGGCAAGCCGTATTCGCCGTCGGCGCCGCACAAGGTGGCGAAGGCGGGTATCGCCCGCACCTTCCAGAACATCCGCCTGTTTGGCGACATGACGGCGCTGGAAAACGTCATGGTGGGGCGCCATGTGCGCTCGCACCAGGGGGTGTTCGGCGCCATCTTCCGCCACAAGGCGGCGCGCGAAGAAGAGGCGTCCATCCGCAAGCGGGCCATGGAACTGCTCGATTTCGTCGGCATCGCCCAGTTCGCCAGCCGCACGGCGCGCTTCTTGTCGTATGGCGACCAGCGGCGCCTGGAAATCGCCCGCGCGCTGGCCACCGACCCCACCCTGCTGGCGCTCGACGAGCCGGCGGCGGGCATGAATGCGACGGAAAAGCTGGCCCTGCGCGAGTTGCTGGTGAAAATCAAGGCCGAAGGCAAGACCGTGCTGTTGATCGAGCACGACGTGAAACTGATGATGGGACTGTGCGACCGCATCACGGTGCTCGAATATGGCAAGCGCATCGCCGAAGGCTTGCCGGCCGAAATACAACAAAACCCTGCCGTCATCGAGGCTTACCTGGGGGGATCGCACGCATGA
- a CDS encoding ABC transporter ATP-binding protein, with protein MSNILKVAGLHVAYGGIKAVKGIDLEVNEGELIALIGANGAGKTTTLKAITGTLPACKVEGTISYLGESLKGTKSFHLVEKKLAMVPEGRGVFTRMSIRENLMMGAYTRTDKAGVEDDIAKWFDVFPRLKERAAQMAGTLSGGEQQMLAMARALMSHPKLLLLDEPSMGLSPIMVEKIFEVIRKVSSEGITILLVEQNARLALQAAHRGYVMDSGLVTMGGNAAAMLDDPRVKAAYLGE; from the coding sequence ATGAGTAATATATTGAAAGTGGCGGGCTTGCACGTGGCTTACGGCGGCATCAAGGCGGTCAAGGGTATCGACCTGGAAGTCAACGAAGGCGAGCTGATCGCCCTGATCGGCGCGAACGGCGCGGGCAAGACGACGACCTTGAAAGCCATCACGGGCACCTTGCCGGCCTGCAAGGTCGAGGGCACGATCAGTTACCTGGGCGAATCGCTCAAGGGCACGAAGTCGTTTCACCTGGTGGAAAAGAAACTGGCCATGGTGCCGGAAGGGCGGGGCGTGTTTACCCGCATGTCGATCCGCGAAAACCTCATGATGGGCGCCTACACGCGCACGGACAAGGCCGGTGTCGAGGATGACATTGCCAAGTGGTTCGACGTCTTTCCCCGTCTGAAGGAAAGGGCGGCGCAGATGGCCGGCACCCTGTCCGGCGGCGAGCAGCAGATGCTGGCCATGGCGCGCGCGCTGATGAGCCATCCGAAGCTGCTGCTGCTCGACGAGCCGTCGATGGGCTTGTCGCCCATCATGGTCGAGAAAATCTTCGAGGTGATCCGCAAGGTGTCGTCCGAAGGCATCACGATCTTGCTGGTCGAACAGAATGCCCGCCTGGCCCTGCAAGCGGCGCACCGCGGCTATGTGATGGATTCCGGCCTGGTCACCATGGGCGGCAACGCGGCCGCCATGCTCGACGACCCGCGCGTGAAGGCGGCGTATCTGGGGGAGTAA
- a CDS encoding phasin family protein, translating into MFSIPEQFSSATKTNLEAQFALFSSLTSKAFEGIEKIVELNLTAAKATLEESTAAAKQLLSAKDPQEFFSLSAAQAQPSAEKAIAYGRHLAAITSGTQAEFSKAAESQIAETNRKVLSLVEEVTKNAPAGSENAVAILKSAIGNANAGYEQFSKTSKQAVEAIEANLTSAVNQFTQAAEKVVPRTAAK; encoded by the coding sequence ATGTTTTCAATTCCTGAGCAATTTTCGTCCGCTACCAAAACCAACCTGGAAGCCCAATTCGCCCTGTTCTCGTCGCTGACGAGCAAAGCCTTCGAAGGCATCGAAAAGATCGTCGAACTGAACCTGACCGCTGCCAAGGCAACGCTGGAAGAATCGACCGCCGCCGCCAAGCAATTGCTGTCGGCAAAAGATCCACAAGAATTCTTCTCGCTGAGCGCTGCTCAAGCCCAGCCTAGCGCCGAAAAAGCCATCGCTTACGGTCGTCACCTGGCTGCCATCACGTCGGGCACCCAAGCCGAGTTCAGCAAAGCAGCTGAATCGCAAATCGCTGAAACCAACCGCAAAGTCCTGTCGCTGGTGGAAGAAGTCACCAAGAACGCACCAGCCGGTTCGGAAAACGCCGTCGCCATCCTGAAAAGCGCCATCGGCAACGCCAATGCAGGCTACGAGCAGTTCTCGAAAACCAGCAAGCAAGCCGTCGAAGCCATCGAAGCGAACCTGACATCGGCCGTGAACCAGTTCACGCAAGCGGCTGAAAAAGTCGTGCCACGCACGGCTGCCAAGTAA
- a CDS encoding DMT family transporter, translated as MSNLPAAAGASGKAPKAAFLTTLAPMVLPGFFVLLWSTGFIVAKFGLPYAPPLTFLLLRFLGVLVILLPLVLVLRAPWPVGQFRQIAVAGILMQAGYLAGVWCAIKLGMPAGLSALIVGMQPVLTACAAPLIGESVRPRQWLGLLFGLLGVALVVYAKINLVGLTVESVLLCVFALLSMTAGTMYQKRHCPQFDLRTGTVVQFAASIVVVLPFALYYEGLDLHFSNVQWTANFIGALLWSVLVLSIGAIFLLFALIRRSDATKVTGLLYLTPPTTAVMAWLMFGEAFNMLGIAGMLVAVVGVVFVVKK; from the coding sequence ATGTCCAATCTTCCCGCCGCGGCTGGCGCCAGCGGCAAAGCCCCCAAAGCCGCTTTCTTGACGACCCTGGCGCCGATGGTCTTGCCCGGCTTCTTTGTGTTGTTATGGAGCACAGGTTTTATCGTCGCCAAGTTCGGCTTGCCCTACGCGCCGCCGCTGACCTTTTTGTTGCTGCGCTTCCTGGGCGTGCTGGTGATCCTGCTGCCGCTGGTGCTGGTCCTGCGCGCGCCGTGGCCCGTGGGGCAGTTCCGCCAGATCGCCGTGGCCGGCATCCTGATGCAGGCCGGCTACCTGGCCGGCGTCTGGTGCGCCATCAAGCTGGGCATGCCGGCGGGCTTGAGTGCCCTCATCGTCGGCATGCAGCCCGTGCTGACGGCCTGCGCCGCGCCCCTGATCGGCGAATCCGTGCGCCCGCGTCAGTGGCTGGGCTTGCTTTTTGGCTTGCTGGGCGTGGCCCTCGTCGTGTACGCCAAGATCAATCTCGTGGGCCTGACCGTGGAAAGCGTGCTGCTGTGCGTGTTTGCCTTGCTGTCGATGACGGCCGGCACCATGTATCAAAAACGCCACTGTCCGCAATTCGACTTGCGCACCGGCACGGTGGTGCAGTTTGCCGCCTCCATCGTGGTCGTGTTGCCATTCGCCCTGTATTACGAGGGACTGGACCTGCATTTCAGCAACGTGCAATGGACGGCGAATTTTATCGGTGCCTTGCTGTGGTCGGTACTCGTGCTGTCCATCGGCGCCATTTTCCTGTTGTTCGCCCTGATCCGCCGCAGCGACGCCACGAAAGTGACGGGCTTGCTGTACCTGACACCGCCTACGACGGCGGTGATGGCCTGGCTGATGTTTGGTGAAGCATTTAATATGCTGGGCATCGCCGGCATGCTGGTGGCCGTGGTCGGCGTGGTGTTTGTTGTCAAGAAATAG
- a CDS encoding nitroreductase produces MNKQASETPSAQQAIDSVILSRRSIRAFLPTPVAQDEIARILEVAARAPSGANMQPWKVYVLSGEARLRLSRRILDAYAAPKAPDAPARTASYTYYPRQWTAPFIERRRKIGLDLYQLLGLERGDTAGMAAQHGRNFQFFDAPVGLIFTIERVLEQGSWLDYGMFLQNIMLAARARGLDTCPQAAFIHYHDIIREELGVPASEMVVCGMALGYADPDKIENRLNTEREPLAGFVKFMDK; encoded by the coding sequence GTGAACAAGCAAGCATCTGAAACACCGTCGGCGCAGCAAGCCATCGATAGCGTCATCCTGTCGCGCCGTTCGATCCGTGCTTTTTTGCCCACGCCGGTGGCGCAGGACGAGATCGCGCGCATCCTGGAAGTGGCGGCGCGCGCGCCCTCGGGCGCCAACATGCAGCCGTGGAAAGTGTATGTACTGTCGGGCGAAGCGCGCCTGCGCCTGTCGCGCCGCATCCTCGACGCCTATGCCGCACCGAAGGCGCCCGACGCCCCCGCCCGCACGGCGTCCTACACCTATTACCCGCGCCAGTGGACGGCGCCGTTCATCGAACGCCGCCGCAAGATCGGCCTGGACCTGTATCAGTTGCTGGGCCTGGAGCGGGGCGACACGGCCGGCATGGCGGCCCAGCATGGACGCAATTTCCAGTTTTTCGATGCGCCCGTGGGCCTGATCTTTACCATCGAACGGGTGCTGGAACAGGGTTCCTGGCTCGACTACGGCATGTTCTTGCAAAACATCATGCTGGCGGCGCGCGCGCGGGGACTCGATACCTGCCCGCAAGCGGCCTTCATCCATTACCATGACATCATCCGCGAGGAACTGGGCGTGCCGGCCAGCGAAATGGTGGTGTGCGGCATGGCCCTCGGCTATGCCGACCCGGACAAGATCGAGAACCGCCTGAACACGGAACGCGAGCCGCTGGCCGGCTTTGTTAAATTCATGGATAAATAG
- the pbpG gene encoding D-alanyl-D-alanine endopeptidase, with translation MAKFKLALGVLASLLFALAPAAAVHAKEANGKSSASKKHNTKKVKVVLRKGTTAAPREKSVRRVVMVRGKRKVIYQKVSSVAVPMAAPMPTMGDLAGLNLTRDPLDLKSSVALVLDQANSEVLFEKNSNVALPIASITKMMTGLVVVEARQDMDELLTITDEDVDRAKFSSSRLKVGSQLTRANMLHIALMSSENRAASALGRNYPGGLPAFVDAMNSKARQLGMMDTHYVDSSGLSKMNVASARDLGKLAMAAFRHPLLRQYSTDPKAIVEASGQPMQFGNTNHLVANPGWEIGLQKTGFINEAGRCLMMQAVIEGRAVIMVFLDSKGKQSRTADAGRMRKWLEALKPANMSLPGG, from the coding sequence ATGGCTAAGTTTAAACTTGCGCTGGGTGTCCTGGCTTCCCTGCTGTTTGCGTTGGCGCCGGCTGCGGCCGTGCACGCCAAAGAAGCGAACGGCAAATCCTCAGCCTCCAAGAAACACAACACCAAGAAAGTCAAAGTCGTGCTGCGCAAGGGCACGACGGCCGCGCCGCGCGAAAAGAGCGTGCGCCGGGTCGTCATGGTGCGCGGCAAACGCAAGGTCATCTATCAAAAAGTCAGCAGCGTGGCCGTGCCCATGGCCGCACCGATGCCCACCATGGGCGATCTGGCGGGCCTGAACCTCACGCGCGATCCGCTCGACTTGAAATCGAGCGTGGCGCTGGTGCTGGACCAGGCCAATTCGGAAGTGCTGTTTGAAAAGAATTCGAATGTCGCCCTGCCCATCGCCTCCATCACCAAGATGATGACGGGCCTGGTCGTGGTCGAAGCACGTCAGGACATGGATGAATTGCTGACGATTACGGACGAGGACGTCGACCGTGCCAAGTTCAGCAGCTCACGCCTGAAAGTGGGTTCGCAATTGACGCGCGCGAATATGCTGCATATCGCCCTGATGAGTTCGGAAAACCGCGCCGCCTCGGCGCTGGGCCGCAATTATCCGGGCGGCTTGCCCGCGTTTGTCGACGCCATGAACAGCAAGGCGCGCCAGCTGGGCATGATGGATACGCATTACGTCGATTCCAGCGGCTTGTCGAAAATGAACGTGGCCAGCGCGCGCGACCTGGGCAAGCTGGCCATGGCCGCCTTCCGCCATCCGCTGCTGCGCCAATACTCGACGGACCCGAAAGCCATCGTCGAAGCCAGCGGCCAGCCCATGCAGTTCGGCAATACGAATCATCTGGTGGCGAATCCCGGCTGGGAAATCGGCTTGCAAAAGACGGGCTTTATTAATGAGGCGGGACGTTGCCTGATGATGCAGGCCGTCATCGAAGGACGGGCCGTGATCATGGTCTTCCTCGACTCAAAAGGGAAACAGTCGCGCACGGCCGACGCGGGGCGCATGCGCAAGTGGCTGGAAGCATTGAAACCTGCCAACATGAGCCTGCCCGGCGGTTAA
- a CDS encoding IclR family transcriptional regulator — protein MKIEPVAAPKTTIQVIERMVALLDALAKYSDPVSLKELSKVSGLHPSTAHRILNDMVLTRFVDRIEPGTYRLGMRLLELGNVVKSRLSVREAALDFMRQLHKKTQQTINLSVRQGDEIVYIDRAFSERSGMQVVRAIGGRGPLHLTSTGKLFLSVDEPKAIRAYATRTGLAGHNKNSITDLQKLERELSLVRERGYARDNEELELGVRCMAAGIRDDSGKLIAGLSISAPADRLQDEWLGDLVETANQISVTLGFIPQD, from the coding sequence ATGAAAATTGAACCGGTCGCTGCCCCGAAGACGACGATCCAGGTGATCGAACGCATGGTCGCCCTGCTCGATGCCCTGGCCAAATATTCCGACCCGGTCAGCCTGAAGGAATTGTCGAAAGTTTCCGGCCTGCACCCCTCGACGGCGCACCGCATCCTCAACGACATGGTGCTGACGCGCTTTGTCGACCGCATCGAACCTGGCACGTACCGGCTGGGCATGCGCCTGCTGGAACTGGGCAATGTCGTGAAAAGCCGCCTCAGCGTGCGCGAGGCGGCGCTGGACTTCATGCGCCAGCTGCACAAGAAAACCCAGCAAACGATCAACCTGTCCGTGCGCCAGGGCGACGAGATCGTCTACATCGACCGCGCCTTTTCCGAGCGCTCGGGCATGCAGGTGGTGCGCGCCATCGGTGGCCGTGGTCCGCTGCACCTGACTTCGACCGGTAAATTATTCCTCTCCGTCGATGAGCCAAAAGCCATCCGCGCGTACGCCACGCGCACGGGCCTGGCCGGGCACAACAAGAATTCCATCACGGATCTGCAAAAACTCGAACGCGAACTGAGCCTTGTGCGCGAGCGCGGCTATGCGCGCGACAATGAAGAGTTGGAACTGGGCGTGCGCTGCATGGCCGCAGGCATCCGCGACGACTCGGGCAAGCTGATCGCCGGCCTGTCGATCTCGGCGCCAGCCGACCGCCTGCAGGATGAGTGGCTGGGGGATCTGGTGGAAACGGCGAACCAGATTTCCGTCACCCTGGGATTCATTCCCCAAGACTAA
- a CDS encoding diacylglycerol kinase, which produces MQPVNEFKSKSGLKRIFSAFFYSLDGLKAAWRHEHAFRQELGLFVVGTVIALLLRISAFEKLVLIGVLLLVLIVELINSALEAVVDRISLELHPLSKNAKDFGSAAVLLTCILAFATWTVVLFNRFY; this is translated from the coding sequence ATGCAACCTGTCAATGAATTCAAGAGCAAGAGCGGCTTGAAACGGATTTTCTCCGCCTTTTTCTACTCGCTCGACGGCTTGAAGGCGGCTTGGCGCCATGAACATGCGTTCCGCCAGGAACTGGGCTTGTTCGTCGTCGGCACGGTAATCGCCTTGCTGCTGCGCATATCCGCCTTTGAAAAACTGGTGCTGATCGGCGTGCTGCTGCTGGTCTTGATCGTCGAATTGATCAATTCCGCGCTGGAAGCCGTGGTCGACCGCATCTCGCTTGAACTTCATCCGTTGTCGAAAAACGCCAAGGACTTCGGCAGCGCCGCCGTGTTGCTGACCTGCATCCTGGCCTTTGCCACCTGGACCGTTGTATTGTTCAACCGTTTTTATTGA
- a CDS encoding sulfate ABC transporter substrate-binding protein encodes MLSKKIIIAAAISAFAILQTAQAADITLLNVSYDPTRELYQDVNTAFAKEWKGKTGDNVKIKQSHGGSGKQARAVIDGLEADVVTLALAYDIDALAEHKLLATDWQKRLTHNSSPYTSTIVFLVRKGNPKGIKDWNDLVKPGVSVITPNPKTSGGARWNHLAAWGYALRQPGGNEAKARDFLGKLYKNVPVLDSGARGATTTFVERGIGDVLIAWENEAYLAVKELGPTKFDIITPSVSILAEPPVAVVDKFADKHGTRKVAEAYLNYLYTDEAQDIIAKNYYRPATDKAAKKYASQFAKVNLFTIEQVAGGWTAAQKAHFADGGIFDQIYQPK; translated from the coding sequence ATGCTGTCGAAAAAAATCATCATTGCCGCCGCCATCAGCGCGTTTGCCATTCTGCAGACGGCGCAGGCTGCCGATATCACCCTGCTCAACGTGTCGTATGACCCGACGCGCGAGCTGTACCAGGATGTGAACACGGCATTTGCCAAGGAGTGGAAAGGCAAGACGGGCGACAACGTCAAGATCAAGCAATCGCATGGCGGTTCCGGCAAGCAGGCGCGCGCCGTCATCGACGGCCTGGAAGCGGACGTGGTGACCTTGGCCCTGGCCTACGACATCGATGCGCTGGCCGAGCACAAGCTGCTGGCCACCGACTGGCAAAAACGCCTGACGCACAACAGCTCGCCTTACACCTCGACCATCGTGTTCCTGGTGCGCAAGGGCAACCCGAAAGGCATCAAGGATTGGAACGACCTGGTCAAGCCGGGCGTGTCCGTCATCACGCCGAACCCGAAAACTTCGGGTGGTGCCCGCTGGAACCATCTGGCCGCGTGGGGTTACGCGCTGCGCCAGCCGGGCGGCAACGAAGCGAAGGCCAGGGATTTCCTCGGCAAACTGTATAAAAACGTGCCCGTGCTCGATTCCGGCGCGCGCGGCGCCACCACCACCTTCGTCGAACGGGGTATCGGCGACGTGCTGATCGCCTGGGAAAACGAGGCCTATCTCGCCGTCAAGGAACTGGGCCCGACCAAGTTCGACATCATCACGCCGTCCGTCAGCATCCTGGCCGAGCCGCCCGTGGCCGTCGTCGACAAGTTTGCCGACAAGCACGGCACGCGCAAGGTGGCCGAGGCTTACCTGAACTACCTGTACACGGACGAAGCGCAAGACATCATCGCCAAGAATTACTACCGTCCCGCAACGGACAAGGCGGCGAAGAAATACGCGTCGCAGTTCGCCAAGGTCAACCTGTTCACCATCGAGCAAGTGGCCGGTGGCTGGACGGCGGCCCAGAAGGCGCACTTTGCCGACGGCGGCATCTTCGACCAGATCTATCAGCCGAAGTAA
- a CDS encoding alpha/beta hydrolase — protein MALRSFSDYRVLIVPGLHNSGPEHWQSRWQRLYPQFERVEQDDWNAPELATWSARLDQVRRQDARPTLIVAHSFGCLATAHSLARDPQGVAGVLLVGPADPDKFGVAQALPQKRLPCPGILIASQTDPWMTAEHAAQWARRWNCKYIDGGELGHINAESRLGDWVYGQAQLQTLFDLAQSDKRHRQAA, from the coding sequence ATGGCGCTGCGCAGCTTTTCCGATTACCGGGTACTGATCGTGCCGGGCTTGCATAACAGCGGTCCCGAGCACTGGCAGAGCCGCTGGCAGCGCCTGTATCCGCAATTCGAGCGGGTCGAGCAGGATGACTGGAACGCACCCGAGCTGGCCACTTGGTCGGCGCGCCTGGACCAGGTGCGGCGGCAAGATGCGCGCCCGACCCTGATCGTCGCCCACAGCTTCGGCTGCCTGGCGACGGCGCACAGCCTGGCGCGCGACCCGCAGGGCGTGGCCGGCGTGCTGCTGGTGGGACCGGCCGACCCGGACAAGTTTGGCGTGGCGCAAGCCTTGCCGCAAAAGCGCCTGCCTTGCCCCGGCATCTTGATCGCCAGCCAGACGGACCCGTGGATGACGGCCGAACACGCGGCGCAGTGGGCGCGGCGCTGGAATTGCAAGTACATCGATGGCGGAGAGCTCGGCCACATCAACGCCGAATCGCGCCTTGGCGACTGGGTCTACGGTCAGGCGCAACTGCAAACGCTGTTTGATCTGGCGCAAAGCGACAAACGCCACCGTCAGGCAGCCTGA
- a CDS encoding peroxiredoxin → MTLRLGDVAPDFEQDSSIGTLKFHEWAGNSWVVLFSHPADFTPVCTTELGLTAKLKPEFDKRNVKAIALSVDAAESHKSWIKDIEETQNTVVGFPIIADVDKKVSVLYDMIHPEQSVTATVRSVFIIDPNKKVRLILTYPLSTGRNFNEILRVIDALQLTDGYTVATPGNWQDGDDVIIPLTVQDPDVIKQKYPKGFTAAKPYLRLTLQPNR, encoded by the coding sequence ATGACCTTACGCCTGGGCGATGTCGCCCCTGATTTTGAACAAGACAGCTCGATCGGTACGCTCAAGTTCCATGAGTGGGCCGGCAATTCCTGGGTGGTGCTGTTTTCCCACCCGGCCGACTTTACCCCCGTGTGCACGACGGAACTGGGCCTGACGGCCAAGCTCAAGCCGGAATTCGACAAGCGCAACGTGAAGGCCATCGCCCTGTCCGTGGACGCGGCCGAGTCGCACAAGAGCTGGATCAAGGATATCGAAGAGACGCAAAACACGGTGGTGGGCTTCCCCATCATCGCCGACGTCGACAAAAAGGTATCGGTGCTGTACGACATGATCCACCCGGAACAGTCCGTCACGGCCACCGTGCGCTCCGTCTTCATCATCGACCCGAACAAGAAAGTACGGCTGATCCTCACGTATCCGCTCAGTACGGGCCGCAACTTCAATGAAATCCTGCGCGTCATCGATGCCCTGCAGCTGACGGATGGCTACACGGTGGCCACGCCCGGTAACTGGCAAGACGGCGACGACGTCATCATTCCATTGACCGTGCAAGATCCGGATGTGATCAAGCAAAAATATCCGAAGGGCTTTACGGCTGCCAAGCCATACTTGCGCTTGACGCTGCAGCCGAACAGGTAA
- the cysT gene encoding sulfate ABC transporter permease subunit CysT gives MPGFKLSLGFTLFYLALIVLIPLSSVFLKTFTMTWDAFFSAVTSDRVMASYRLTFGASLIAALLNVVFGGILAWVLVRYKFPGKRIIDALVDLPFALPTAVAGITLTALYSSNGWFGQFIEGVLGIKVAFTPLGVVVALTFIGLPFVVRTVQPVLEDAEKELEEAAASLGANSLQTFIRVIFPTILPSLLTGFALAFARATGEYGSVIFIAGNMPMVSEITPLFIITKLEQYDYAGATAIAVVMLVVSFLLLLTINLLQAWTRGKAKKS, from the coding sequence ATGCCGGGTTTTAAGCTGTCATTGGGCTTCACGCTCTTTTACCTGGCCCTGATCGTTCTCATTCCGCTGTCGTCGGTGTTCCTGAAAACCTTCACCATGACGTGGGATGCCTTCTTCAGCGCCGTCACGTCCGATCGCGTGATGGCGTCATACCGGCTGACATTTGGCGCTTCGCTGATCGCCGCCCTGCTGAACGTGGTGTTTGGCGGCATCCTGGCCTGGGTGCTGGTGCGCTATAAATTCCCCGGCAAGCGCATCATCGATGCGCTGGTCGACTTGCCGTTCGCCTTGCCGACGGCCGTGGCCGGCATCACCCTGACGGCCCTGTATTCGTCGAACGGCTGGTTCGGCCAGTTCATCGAAGGCGTACTGGGCATCAAGGTGGCGTTCACGCCGCTGGGCGTGGTGGTGGCGCTGACCTTCATCGGCTTGCCGTTTGTCGTGCGCACCGTGCAACCGGTGCTGGAAGACGCGGAAAAGGAACTGGAAGAAGCGGCCGCCAGCCTGGGCGCCAATTCCCTGCAAACGTTTATCCGCGTCATCTTTCCCACGATTCTGCCCTCCTTGCTGACGGGCTTTGCGCTGGCCTTCGCCCGCGCCACGGGCGAGTACGGTTCCGTGATCTTTATCGCCGGCAACATGCCGATGGTGTCGGAAATCACGCCGCTGTTCATTATTACCAAGCTGGAGCAATACGATTACGCGGGCGCCACGGCCATTGCCGTGGTGATGCTGGTGGTGTCCTTCCTGCTGTTGTTGACGATTAACCTGTTGCAAGCATGGACGCGCGGAAAGGCGAAGAAATCATGA
- the cysW gene encoding sulfate ABC transporter permease subunit CysW: MSTNITAVATVEDTPPKARRFEPNVGPVVLEPLWVRTVLITIALLFLTAFLIVPLVAVFAEAFKKGWEAYIAAIIDPDAISAIKLTLITAAIAVPLNLVFGVAASWCIAKFEFRGKSILLTLIDLPFSVSPVISGLIYVLMFGAQGWFGPWLQEHDIKILFAVPGIVLATIFITFPFVARELIPLMQSQGSEEEEAALVLGASGWNTFRRVTLPNIKWGLLYGVILCNARAMGEFGAVSVVSGHIRGETNTMPLQVEILYNEYNFAAAFAVASLLALLALVTLALKAFIEWRLNESDADDSALRSTEH, encoded by the coding sequence ATGAGTACGAATATCACCGCCGTGGCGACTGTGGAAGATACGCCGCCAAAAGCGCGCCGTTTCGAACCGAATGTCGGCCCCGTCGTGCTGGAGCCATTGTGGGTGCGCACGGTATTGATCACCATCGCCCTGCTGTTCCTGACGGCGTTCCTGATCGTGCCCCTGGTGGCCGTGTTTGCCGAAGCGTTCAAGAAGGGCTGGGAAGCGTACATCGCCGCCATCATCGATCCGGACGCGATTTCGGCCATCAAGCTGACCCTGATCACGGCCGCCATCGCCGTGCCGCTGAACCTGGTGTTCGGCGTGGCGGCGTCCTGGTGCATCGCCAAGTTCGAGTTTCGCGGCAAGAGCATCCTGCTGACCCTGATCGACTTGCCGTTTTCCGTCTCGCCCGTGATTTCCGGCCTGATCTATGTGCTGATGTTCGGCGCCCAGGGCTGGTTCGGTCCGTGGCTGCAGGAACACGACATCAAGATATTGTTCGCCGTGCCCGGCATCGTGCTGGCGACCATCTTCATTACCTTCCCCTTCGTCGCGCGCGAATTGATCCCGCTGATGCAGTCGCAGGGCAGTGAAGAGGAAGAGGCTGCCCTCGTGCTGGGCGCCTCGGGCTGGAACACGTTCCGCCGGGTGACTTTGCCCAACATCAAGTGGGGCTTGCTGTATGGCGTGATCCTGTGTAACGCCCGCGCCATGGGCGAGTTCGGCGCCGTGTCCGTCGTCTCCGGCCATATCCGCGGCGAAACGAACACCATGCCGCTGCAGGTGGAGATTCTGTACAACGAGTACAACTTCGCCGCCGCGTTTGCCGTCGCCTCGCTGCTGGCCTTGCTGGCCCTGGTGACCCTGGCCTTGAAAGCCTTTATTGAGTGGCGTTTGAACGAGAGCGACGCCGACGATTCCGCCTTACGTTCCACGGAGCACTGA